A single Corynebacterium stationis DNA region contains:
- a CDS encoding sensor histidine kinase: MAVVIAFIAGVIVCLAAMPVSRFIQRRILSSRQSSSIEANQVTTVSQVLHLAIQGAPTGVTVVDQSGDVILSNTAAHEMTIVHDRSINPELWRVAEKVFDDKEERTIDHSVSKRRTGNRVLQIRALVKPLTLIDDRFVIIFATDESESTRMESARRDFVANVSHELKTPVGGIALLAEALLDSPDDPEHVEYFGSRVQKEAYRMADMVNELIALSKLQGAEALPELEPVSVDAVINEAIVRNQLTAEAHEIQITRGVSVGAFVKGDKALLVTAVSNLISNAVHYSPEAMPVSISQKRVNDDVVAIRVTDRGIGIDTEDQARVFERFFRVDKARSRQTGGTGLGLAIVKHVVANHGGNIKLWSRLGTGSTFTIELPIYHEPEPEKIPAVTDNEHEKTPKADLHSAVAREASRRKDKTS, from the coding sequence GTGGCCGTAGTCATTGCATTTATCGCAGGCGTTATCGTCTGCCTTGCCGCAATGCCAGTTTCGCGTTTTATCCAGCGTCGGATTTTAAGCTCACGGCAATCAAGTTCGATTGAGGCCAACCAAGTCACAACCGTCAGCCAGGTTTTGCATCTAGCTATCCAAGGCGCACCCACTGGGGTCACGGTGGTGGATCAAAGTGGCGATGTCATCTTGTCTAATACCGCTGCGCATGAAATGACGATTGTGCACGACCGCAGCATCAATCCGGAACTGTGGCGTGTGGCCGAAAAAGTCTTTGATGATAAAGAAGAGCGCACCATCGATCACTCCGTGTCGAAGCGTCGCACGGGCAACCGCGTGCTGCAGATCCGGGCGCTGGTGAAGCCTTTAACGCTTATCGATGACCGCTTTGTCATCATCTTTGCCACCGATGAATCCGAATCCACCCGCATGGAATCAGCGCGCCGGGACTTTGTTGCCAATGTTTCCCATGAGCTAAAAACGCCCGTTGGCGGTATCGCGCTGCTGGCTGAGGCGCTGTTGGATTCTCCAGATGATCCAGAGCATGTGGAGTATTTCGGATCCCGGGTACAAAAAGAGGCCTACCGCATGGCCGATATGGTCAATGAGTTGATCGCGCTGTCGAAATTGCAGGGTGCGGAGGCTCTACCTGAGCTGGAACCAGTGTCTGTGGATGCGGTGATTAATGAAGCCATCGTGCGTAATCAGCTCACGGCTGAAGCACATGAAATCCAAATCACGCGCGGAGTCAGCGTAGGCGCTTTTGTTAAAGGCGATAAGGCTTTGTTGGTGACAGCGGTATCCAACCTGATTTCTAATGCCGTGCATTATTCGCCCGAGGCCATGCCGGTGTCGATCTCGCAAAAGCGCGTCAATGATGATGTCGTGGCAATTCGCGTCACAGACCGCGGAATCGGTATTGATACTGAAGACCAAGCGCGCGTTTTTGAGCGCTTTTTCCGTGTTGATAAAGCCCGATCTCGGCAAACCGGAGGTACTGGCCTAGGATTAGCAATTGTAAAACATGTTGTGGCCAATCACGGAGGAAACATCAAGTTGTGGTCTCGTCTTGGCACCGGCTCAACCTTTACAATTGAACTTCCTATTTATCACGAGCCCGAACCGGAAAAGATTCCAGCGGTGACCGATAATGAACATGAGAAGACTCCGAAGGCTGACCTGCATTCCGCAGTTGCCCGGGAAGCTTCTCGTCGAAAGGATAAAACCTCATGA
- a CDS encoding response regulator transcription factor: MTTILIVEDEESLADPLAFLLRKEGFEPIVAHDGKTALEEFERHDVDIVLLDLMLPGMSGTDVCKQLRATSSVPVIMVTARDSEIDKVVGLELGADDYVTKPYSSRELIARIRAVLRRGGDAVEVEEEFEEQVLEGGRVRMDVERHIVSVDGEPISMPLKEFDLLEYLLRNAGRVLTRGQLIDRIWGADYVGDTKTLDVHVKRLRSKIEQEPSRPQHLVTVRGLGYKYEA; the protein is encoded by the coding sequence ATGACGACCATTCTCATCGTTGAAGACGAGGAATCGTTGGCGGATCCGCTGGCATTCCTGCTTCGAAAAGAGGGATTTGAACCAATCGTTGCGCACGATGGGAAAACCGCATTAGAGGAATTTGAACGCCACGATGTGGACATCGTATTACTTGATTTGATGCTGCCTGGCATGTCTGGCACGGATGTGTGTAAGCAACTGCGCGCGACATCTTCCGTGCCGGTCATTATGGTCACTGCACGTGATTCAGAAATCGACAAAGTTGTTGGCCTCGAACTTGGCGCTGATGACTATGTCACCAAGCCTTATTCTTCTCGTGAACTTATTGCACGTATCCGCGCTGTACTGCGCCGCGGCGGAGACGCAGTGGAAGTAGAAGAAGAATTTGAAGAGCAGGTTCTCGAAGGTGGCCGCGTGCGTATGGACGTGGAGCGCCACATCGTGTCCGTCGACGGTGAACCTATCTCGATGCCTCTAAAAGAATTCGACCTGCTTGAATACTTGCTGCGTAACGCTGGACGCGTACTTACTCGCGGTCAGCTCATTGACCGCATTTGGGGAGCTGACTATGTCGGAGATACCAAGACTCTCGACGTACACGTCAAGCGCCTGCGCTCCAAGATTGAGCAAGAGCCATCTCGCCCTCAGCACCTGGTGACGGTGCGTGGCTTGGGATATAAGTACGAGGCTTAA
- a CDS encoding Ppx/GppA phosphatase family protein, whose amino-acid sequence MRLGVLDVGSNTVHLVAVNATVGGRPTPMSDWKTPLRLVEQLDDDGNIHAKGVKRLISAVKEASELGKKLDCDEFIAFATSAVRSAPNSDEVLALVEKETGVHLEILSGEEEARLTFLAVRRWYGWSAGRITNIDIGGGSLELSTGSDEEPEMAFSLDLGAGRLTHNWFDTDPPAKKDVQALRDYIDAELEDAAKHMKTLGPARLAVGTSKTLRSLSRLTGSAPSSAGPFVQRTLTAAGLRQLINFISRMTAADRADLEGVSSDRSHQIVAGALVAEASMRALGLEKLEICPWALREGVILRRTDKGLD is encoded by the coding sequence GTGCGATTAGGTGTATTAGATGTCGGAAGCAATACTGTCCATCTCGTGGCAGTCAACGCCACCGTTGGCGGTCGCCCGACCCCGATGAGTGACTGGAAGACTCCGTTGCGCCTTGTGGAGCAATTGGACGACGACGGTAACATTCACGCCAAGGGCGTCAAAAGGCTTATCTCCGCAGTTAAAGAAGCTTCTGAGCTGGGCAAAAAGCTGGACTGTGATGAGTTCATCGCCTTTGCTACCTCCGCTGTGCGTTCTGCGCCGAATTCCGATGAGGTGTTAGCCTTAGTCGAGAAAGAAACAGGCGTCCATCTCGAGATTTTGTCCGGTGAGGAAGAAGCGCGCCTGACTTTCTTGGCGGTGCGTCGTTGGTATGGCTGGTCAGCCGGTCGTATTACCAACATCGATATCGGCGGTGGCTCGCTCGAGCTATCTACAGGTTCAGACGAAGAGCCAGAGATGGCATTCTCCTTGGACCTGGGTGCCGGGCGTTTGACGCATAACTGGTTCGATACTGACCCACCTGCCAAAAAAGATGTGCAGGCGCTGCGTGATTACATCGATGCTGAGCTCGAGGATGCAGCAAAGCACATGAAGACTCTAGGTCCAGCCCGCTTGGCGGTTGGTACCTCGAAGACTTTGCGCTCCTTGTCACGCTTGACGGGTTCGGCACCTTCTTCAGCTGGTCCGTTCGTCCAGAGAACGTTGACGGCTGCCGGTTTGCGTCAGCTGATAAACTTTATTTCTCGTATGACTGCGGCAGACCGTGCCGATCTGGAGGGCGTAAGTTCCGACAGGTCGCACCAAATCGTTGCTGGTGCCCTGGTGGCTGAAGCATCGATGCGTGCATTGGGCCTAGAAAAGTTAGAAATCTGCCCGTGGGCACTGCGAGAAGGCGTAATTTTGCGCCGGACTGACAAGGGACTGGATTAA
- the proC gene encoding pyrroline-5-carboxylate reductase — translation MTKIAVIGGGQIGEALTGGLIASGSDGHDIVVTNRRAERREEFEETYKVKTTDNNQEAVKGADVVFVCVKPYAIVDMLAEINDSLAKNAVVVSMAAAITLDKLEGAVGAQVPVVRSMPNTPMLVRNGMNIVVPGKNVTSEQLDTVKELLSTVGKVLEVTEDKMDVAAALAGSGPAYYFLVTEALIDAGVNLGLTREQASELANSTAAGAGQLLVESEQNASSLRYGVSSPGGTTVAALRELEESGIRGAFYRAIDKCVERTRSMN, via the coding sequence ATGACAAAAATTGCAGTAATCGGCGGTGGCCAAATCGGTGAAGCTTTAACCGGTGGGCTTATCGCATCAGGATCTGATGGACACGACATTGTAGTCACCAACCGTCGGGCAGAGCGCCGAGAAGAGTTTGAAGAAACCTACAAGGTAAAAACTACGGACAATAACCAAGAAGCGGTTAAAGGTGCCGATGTTGTCTTCGTTTGTGTAAAGCCTTATGCAATCGTGGATATGCTTGCTGAGATCAACGACAGTCTCGCGAAGAACGCAGTGGTTGTTTCGATGGCCGCAGCAATTACTCTCGATAAGCTTGAAGGGGCAGTGGGGGCACAGGTTCCAGTGGTGCGCTCGATGCCAAACACGCCGATGTTGGTGCGAAATGGCATGAATATCGTCGTGCCCGGAAAAAACGTCACTAGCGAGCAGCTAGACACCGTAAAAGAGCTCCTATCGACGGTGGGCAAGGTTTTGGAAGTCACGGAAGACAAGATGGACGTGGCTGCCGCGTTGGCAGGCTCTGGACCGGCGTACTACTTCCTCGTCACTGAAGCGCTCATCGATGCCGGCGTAAATTTGGGTCTGACTCGTGAGCAGGCATCAGAATTGGCTAATTCGACCGCAGCTGGTGCTGGCCAACTGTTGGTGGAATCAGAGCAAAACGCCAGCAGCCTCCGCTACGGAGTCTCGTCTCCCGGCGGCACCACAGTCGCGGCATTGCGCGAACTTGAAGAGTCCGGTATCCGCGGTGCTTTCTATCGCGCTATCGACAAGTGCGTTGAACGTACCCGCTCGATGAACTAG
- a CDS encoding helix-turn-helix domain-containing protein → MANEDKGTFLTVAEVADIMRVSKMTVYRLVHAGDLPAVRVGRSFRVNDKAVQDYLNNSVYDVG, encoded by the coding sequence ATGGCTAATGAAGATAAAGGAACCTTTCTCACTGTCGCAGAGGTCGCAGACATCATGCGTGTCTCGAAGATGACTGTGTATCGATTGGTTCACGCAGGTGACCTGCCAGCTGTTCGCGTGGGACGTTCTTTCCGCGTTAACGACAAGGCAGTTCAGGATTACTTGAATAACTCCGTCTACGACGTTGGATAA
- a CDS encoding 30S ribosomal protein bS22, which translates to MGSVIKKRRKRMSKKKHRKMLRRTRVQRRKLGK; encoded by the coding sequence ATGGGTTCAGTTATTAAGAAGCGTCGTAAGCGCATGTCCAAGAAGAAGCACCGCAAGATGCTTCGTCGCACCCGCGTGCAGCGTCGTAAGTTGGGCAAGTAA
- a CDS encoding HAD-IB family hydrolase: MTSHPTPPGFPDSPRDFLANWTASRGNLRNFLENTYLPPIDDEAQREAGEAAAAAAINEVYDLDLDSYAKGVDSVSGSFDAAGAKHITAADPDIPIDSGTAAFFDVDNTLIQGSSLISFGLGLARKRFLTFKQIRTIAWKQLKFRISGKENAQDVDKGRELALDFFKGRSVEDMVALCEEIVDNSMARRAYPGTRELAQMHLDAGQQVWLVTATPVQLAQILAHRFGFTGALGTVAEVKDGKFTGKLVGDILHGPGKRHAVAALATIENLDLPRCTAYSDSANDVPMLSMVGTAVAINPDRKLRDIAEDRDWLIRDYRSVRRAIRAYGLPALVTAAFSFGSWRFLLKRGGKEQ, from the coding sequence ATGACATCTCACCCTACCCCTCCCGGCTTTCCAGATTCTCCTCGCGATTTCTTAGCCAACTGGACAGCTAGCCGCGGCAACCTGCGTAATTTCCTAGAAAATACCTACCTGCCGCCTATTGATGATGAAGCGCAGCGTGAAGCTGGTGAAGCAGCCGCTGCCGCTGCTATTAATGAGGTCTATGACCTCGATTTAGATTCTTATGCCAAGGGTGTTGACTCTGTTTCCGGCTCTTTTGATGCCGCCGGTGCCAAACACATCACAGCCGCAGATCCCGATATTCCTATCGATAGCGGCACCGCGGCCTTTTTCGATGTCGATAACACTCTGATTCAGGGTTCCTCGCTGATTTCTTTTGGTCTTGGGCTTGCGCGCAAAAGGTTTTTAACCTTCAAACAAATCAGAACCATTGCGTGGAAGCAGCTGAAATTCCGTATCTCCGGCAAAGAAAATGCCCAAGATGTGGATAAAGGCCGCGAATTGGCGCTGGATTTTTTCAAAGGCCGCTCGGTCGAAGACATGGTGGCCCTGTGCGAAGAAATCGTTGATAACTCGATGGCCCGGCGTGCCTACCCAGGTACGCGTGAGTTAGCACAGATGCACTTGGATGCTGGCCAGCAAGTCTGGCTGGTGACGGCAACGCCTGTGCAGCTGGCCCAGATTCTCGCGCATCGCTTTGGTTTTACCGGCGCGCTTGGCACGGTAGCTGAGGTCAAAGACGGTAAATTCACCGGCAAGTTAGTCGGCGATATTTTGCACGGGCCTGGCAAACGTCATGCAGTGGCGGCACTGGCAACCATCGAAAACCTCGATCTTCCCCGCTGTACTGCCTATTCTGATTCTGCCAATGACGTGCCGATGCTGTCCATGGTCGGCACCGCTGTTGCTATCAACCCCGACCGGAAATTACGCGATATCGCAGAAGATAGAGATTGGCTCATCCGTGATTATCGCTCAGTACGCCGCGCTATTCGCGCCTATGGCCTCCCCGCTCTAGTTACCGCAGCGTTCTCGTTTGGCAGCTGGCGCTTCTTACTCAAACGGGGCGGTAAGGAGCAATAA
- a CDS encoding glutaredoxin family protein: MVRTTCGSCKRVHEQITPVVAAAGAELVVRNVDHDPELAAEYGDRVPVVVVDGEEFSAWEVDNEELAAELS, from the coding sequence ATGGTTCGCACCACCTGCGGATCGTGCAAGCGTGTACATGAACAAATCACACCAGTTGTTGCTGCAGCAGGTGCTGAATTAGTGGTGCGTAATGTTGACCACGATCCGGAGCTCGCGGCGGAATACGGTGACCGTGTACCGGTTGTAGTAGTTGATGGTGAAGAATTTAGCGCCTGGGAAGTCGACAACGAAGAATTAGCTGCTGAGCTTTCTTAA
- a CDS encoding glutamyl-tRNA reductase, translating into MSMLVVGMSHQSAPVALLERLSMDDTVRNDTCEVLVSKPSLSEAMIVSTCNRLEVYTVTNSFHTGVQDVVKVLAGNSGVDEDELRGYLYVRYADAAAEHLLTVTAGLDSMVVGEQQIIGQVRTAYQLAAEQGAVGPRIHALAQSALHTGKRVHSETDIDEAGSSMVSFAFDQAMMAMGAVDLKGKTALVLGAGAMSSLAATQAGRLGIDKLIIANRTFDRAERLAGHAHEAGVHAEAIEFHRRTAVLDDVDVVISATGAQEFTLTKQDIPAGHNLMIIDLSLPRDIDNAVAELDNVTLINIERLSNSLDAADTEVAGGADPQVAARAIVREELEAYSSAQRVREIVPAVAALRRRAADVVECELGRLQQKSPDLTDEQIGDVSQALKRVVDKLLHEPTVRAKKLAANSGTVSHETALQELFGLQLEGSGVSVDVKELPENLDASVSGKDV; encoded by the coding sequence ATGAGCATGCTCGTTGTGGGAATGTCCCACCAGTCAGCCCCAGTGGCACTGCTTGAACGGCTCAGTATGGATGACACGGTTCGCAATGATACGTGTGAAGTTTTAGTGTCAAAGCCTTCATTGTCTGAGGCAATGATTGTGTCAACGTGCAACCGTTTAGAGGTCTACACCGTGACCAATTCTTTCCACACTGGTGTCCAAGATGTGGTGAAGGTGCTAGCTGGTAACTCCGGCGTAGATGAAGATGAGCTGCGCGGATACCTATACGTGCGCTATGCCGATGCCGCAGCAGAGCACTTGCTCACGGTTACCGCTGGGCTGGACTCGATGGTGGTCGGCGAACAGCAGATTATTGGCCAGGTGCGCACGGCTTATCAGCTAGCAGCAGAGCAGGGCGCGGTAGGGCCGCGCATCCATGCGCTCGCGCAGTCTGCGTTGCACACCGGCAAGCGCGTGCATTCGGAAACCGACATTGATGAAGCCGGTTCTTCCATGGTGTCTTTCGCCTTCGATCAGGCCATGATGGCCATGGGCGCGGTGGATCTCAAGGGCAAGACGGCTCTAGTGCTGGGCGCGGGCGCGATGTCTTCCTTGGCTGCGACGCAGGCGGGCCGGTTGGGCATCGACAAGCTCATTATTGCCAACCGCACTTTTGATCGCGCGGAACGCCTTGCAGGTCATGCACACGAGGCAGGGGTCCACGCTGAGGCCATCGAGTTTCATCGGCGTACCGCAGTGCTTGACGATGTCGACGTGGTCATCTCCGCCACCGGTGCCCAAGAATTCACGCTGACCAAGCAAGATATTCCAGCGGGGCACAACTTAATGATCATTGACCTGTCATTGCCGCGCGATATTGATAATGCCGTGGCAGAGCTAGACAACGTTACCTTGATCAATATCGAGCGCCTGAGCAATTCGCTCGATGCGGCCGATACTGAAGTCGCAGGCGGCGCCGACCCCCAGGTGGCAGCGCGCGCTATTGTGCGGGAAGAACTCGAGGCATATAGCTCTGCACAGCGCGTACGCGAGATTGTTCCAGCGGTTGCAGCTTTGCGCCGCCGCGCGGCTGATGTCGTGGAATGCGAATTAGGTCGTCTGCAGCAAAAATCCCCCGATTTAACGGATGAACAAATTGGTGATGTCTCCCAAGCCTTAAAGCGCGTAGTAGACAAACTTCTCCATGAGCCGACCGTGCGTGCGAAGAAACTCGCCGCAAATTCCGGTACCGTGAGCCATGAAACTGCACTTCAAGAACTATTTGGACTGCAGCTTGAAGGCTCCGGTGTATCCGTAGATGTCAAAGAGCTCCCCGAAAATCTTGATGCTTCCGTTTCCGGAAAGGATGTTTAA
- the hemC gene encoding hydroxymethylbilane synthase encodes MKKIGTRGSKLATTQAGHVRDWITDNGTPSELHIVTTEGDINMAPVERIGVGVFTHALREALHAQECDIAVHSFKDLPTAPDERFHLIVPKREDNREALIARDGLTLDELPQGAKVGTSAPRRISQLKALRPDLDIRPLRGNIETRMSYVTDGELDAVMLAYAGLVRAGYADRATQVFSPDVLMPAPAQGALAVETNAEDAELVNAINCIADAKAGLQAAGERAILRRLEAGCTAPVAATSVIDEDIITVHGGVFALDGSRQAVASETGPLENAYEIGVKVAEALIEQGAFEIIEAS; translated from the coding sequence CTGAAAAAGATTGGCACCCGCGGATCCAAACTTGCCACCACCCAGGCAGGACATGTGCGCGACTGGATTACAGATAATGGCACGCCTAGTGAATTACATATTGTGACCACCGAAGGCGATATCAATATGGCGCCGGTTGAGCGCATCGGTGTTGGGGTATTTACCCACGCTTTACGTGAAGCGCTGCATGCACAAGAATGCGATATCGCCGTGCACTCTTTCAAGGATCTGCCGACCGCGCCCGATGAGCGCTTTCACCTCATCGTGCCCAAACGCGAAGACAACCGTGAAGCACTTATCGCACGCGATGGTCTGACCTTGGATGAACTTCCTCAAGGTGCCAAGGTCGGCACCTCGGCGCCACGACGCATCTCGCAGCTCAAGGCGCTGCGCCCGGACCTGGATATCCGCCCACTGCGCGGCAATATTGAAACGCGCATGTCTTATGTCACCGATGGCGAACTCGATGCCGTCATGTTGGCTTATGCCGGCCTAGTGCGCGCGGGCTACGCCGATCGTGCAACCCAGGTATTTTCCCCTGATGTGCTGATGCCGGCACCAGCACAAGGCGCACTGGCTGTGGAGACTAACGCTGAAGATGCAGAGCTGGTCAACGCGATTAATTGTATTGCAGATGCCAAGGCCGGCCTGCAGGCAGCAGGCGAGCGCGCCATCTTGCGCCGCCTGGAGGCAGGATGCACCGCACCGGTGGCTGCAACCTCTGTGATTGATGAGGATATTATTACCGTCCACGGCGGCGTCTTTGCCCTCGACGGCTCCCGTCAGGCAGTCGCCTCTGAAACCGGACCGTTGGAAAATGCTTATGAAATCGGCGTGAAGGTCGCGGAAGCACTTATTGAACAGGGCGCTTTTGAAATCATTGAAGCCAGCTAG
- a CDS encoding uroporphyrinogen-III synthase: MSNAVPQLGKVIFVGAGPGNPELLTVRAREVLAHNAIAIVDPEVLNGVRDIVGTALPVPEDKLAAHEAEYEQMVADAKAQGARRKPPRPAAPTAAELREATPTNGESGVEANVAAVQQGLEDAQAFAVEYSHPESLDVIRLVSGNPLNRASIKAEISAVAAAGLEFQVVPGMSLPSTVPSFAGLALGSTYTEADVTDGDVDWDLLAQAAQPLVLQATAEHLPLISQELLSRGLPSEMEAFVTVHGTTRLQRTYETNLGTIGKLNAELVGHLVITLGRSFDDRTKYSWWENRSLYGWRVLVPRTKAQAAAMSARLASYGAIPQSVPTISVEPPRNPAQMDRAIKGIVEGRYKWIVFTSVNAVTAVWDKIAELGLDARDFAGVNLAAVGEKTADAIREKGMSPEVLPKPNRQNAEGLVDVFPNFVEDIDAVGRVLLPRADIAGESLVTGLEALGWEVDDVVAYRTVRAAPPSAEVRDMIKSGGFDAVAFTSGSTVRNLVGIAGKPHQRTIIACIGPSTKAAAEEMGLRVDVVPEVADVPALVDALADHVAALRAAGNLPAPRKKRRARKKTVKVEG, encoded by the coding sequence ATGAGCAATGCCGTGCCCCAGCTTGGCAAAGTTATCTTCGTTGGCGCAGGCCCAGGAAATCCTGAGTTACTGACCGTTCGCGCCCGTGAAGTGCTAGCCCACAATGCGATAGCGATCGTAGACCCTGAGGTATTAAACGGCGTAAGAGACATAGTCGGTACCGCTTTACCTGTTCCGGAAGACAAGCTCGCGGCTCATGAAGCTGAATATGAGCAGATGGTGGCGGACGCGAAGGCGCAAGGCGCACGCCGCAAGCCACCGCGTCCAGCGGCACCGACTGCTGCGGAATTGCGCGAAGCAACTCCTACCAACGGTGAATCCGGGGTAGAGGCCAACGTTGCTGCAGTCCAGCAAGGCTTGGAAGACGCTCAGGCTTTTGCTGTGGAGTACTCGCATCCAGAATCTTTAGACGTTATTCGTCTGGTATCCGGCAACCCTTTAAACCGCGCCTCCATTAAGGCGGAAATCTCCGCTGTGGCTGCTGCCGGTCTAGAGTTCCAGGTCGTACCAGGTATGTCTTTGCCTTCGACCGTGCCCTCTTTTGCTGGTCTGGCTTTAGGCTCCACGTACACAGAAGCGGATGTCACCGATGGGGATGTGGACTGGGACCTTTTAGCCCAGGCGGCGCAACCTTTGGTTTTACAAGCAACAGCTGAGCATCTGCCTTTGATTTCCCAGGAACTTTTGTCTCGCGGATTGCCGTCAGAGATGGAAGCGTTTGTGACTGTGCACGGCACCACCCGTTTGCAGCGCACTTATGAAACGAACCTGGGGACCATCGGCAAGCTTAATGCTGAGTTAGTAGGGCATTTAGTGATTACTTTGGGACGTAGTTTTGATGACCGCACGAAGTACTCGTGGTGGGAAAACCGCTCCTTGTATGGCTGGCGCGTCTTAGTGCCACGCACCAAGGCGCAAGCGGCAGCGATGTCTGCGCGCTTGGCCTCCTATGGTGCAATTCCGCAGTCGGTACCAACGATTTCTGTGGAGCCACCCCGCAACCCTGCGCAGATGGATCGCGCAATCAAGGGCATTGTGGAAGGCCGCTACAAGTGGATCGTGTTTACATCGGTCAACGCCGTGACCGCGGTGTGGGACAAGATTGCTGAACTTGGCCTGGACGCGCGTGATTTCGCCGGTGTTAACCTCGCTGCCGTGGGGGAGAAGACCGCCGATGCCATCCGCGAAAAGGGCATGAGCCCTGAGGTCTTGCCAAAGCCCAACCGTCAAAATGCTGAAGGTCTGGTGGATGTATTCCCGAACTTCGTCGAGGATATCGACGCTGTCGGCCGCGTACTTTTGCCACGCGCTGATATCGCCGGCGAATCCCTAGTTACTGGCCTTGAAGCTTTGGGCTGGGAAGTTGATGACGTCGTGGCTTACCGCACTGTGCGCGCGGCACCGCCATCAGCTGAAGTTCGCGACATGATTAAATCCGGTGGCTTTGATGCCGTGGCCTTTACTTCGGGCTCCACCGTGCGCAACCTTGTTGGCATCGCCGGCAAGCCGCACCAGCGCACCATCATCGCGTGCATTGGCCCATCGACGAAGGCTGCAGCAGAAGAGATGGGGCTGCGCGTTGACGTTGTCCCAGAAGTCGCCGACGTGCCAGCGCTTGTCGATGCTTTGGCCGACCACGTCGCCGCCCTTCGCGCCGCAGGCAACCTGCCTGCACCGCGCAAGAAACGCCGCGCGCGTAAGAAGACGGTTAAAGTCGAAGGGTAA
- the hemB gene encoding porphobilinogen synthase: MSYFPQRRPRRLRQNPAMRDLVAETQLSPRDLILPMFVADGIDQPKEISSMPGVYQHTEESLIQAIREAQEAGVRCVDLFGVPREEDKDAQGSPAWDPEGILNRALTRVRKEFGNDILIMADTCLDEFTDHGHCGVLDSQGRVDNDVTLELYVAMSIAQARAGAHIVSPSGMMDGQIGAIREGLDAAGFEDVAIMAYSAKYASAFFGPFREAVGSSLEGDRRTYQQDPANYRESMLEVDLDIEEGADFVMVKPALPYLDVLAGTAERSPVPVAAYQVSGEYAMIKAAGANGWVDEQAVMMESLISIKRAGADQIFTYFATEAARILNQQV, encoded by the coding sequence GTGAGCTATTTTCCACAACGTCGTCCCCGTCGTCTCCGCCAAAACCCTGCCATGCGGGATTTGGTTGCGGAAACACAGCTTTCACCACGCGATCTCATCTTGCCGATGTTTGTGGCCGATGGAATTGATCAACCCAAAGAGATTTCTTCCATGCCGGGCGTCTACCAGCACACTGAAGAGTCTTTGATCCAAGCCATCCGCGAGGCCCAGGAAGCCGGCGTGCGCTGCGTTGACCTCTTCGGCGTTCCACGAGAAGAAGACAAAGATGCTCAAGGCTCCCCAGCGTGGGATCCAGAAGGCATACTAAACCGTGCTTTGACCCGGGTGCGCAAGGAATTCGGAAATGACATTTTGATCATGGCTGATACCTGCCTGGATGAGTTCACCGACCACGGCCACTGCGGCGTGCTCGATAGTCAAGGCCGCGTCGATAACGATGTAACACTCGAGCTGTACGTCGCTATGTCCATCGCGCAGGCGCGCGCTGGTGCACATATCGTGAGCCCTTCGGGCATGATGGACGGCCAAATTGGCGCTATCCGTGAAGGCCTCGACGCTGCAGGCTTTGAAGATGTTGCAATCATGGCCTATTCCGCCAAGTATGCTTCGGCCTTCTTCGGACCTTTCCGTGAAGCAGTCGGTTCTTCTTTGGAAGGCGACCGACGCACCTACCAACAAGACCCTGCGAATTACCGCGAGTCGATGTTGGAAGTAGACCTCGATATCGAAGAGGGTGCGGACTTTGTCATGGTCAAGCCAGCTCTTCCTTACCTCGATGTACTGGCTGGTACGGCTGAACGCTCGCCAGTGCCAGTTGCGGCTTACCAGGTCTCTGGTGAGTACGCGATGATTAAGGCCGCTGGTGCAAATGGCTGGGTTGATGAGCAAGCCGTTATGATGGAGTCTTTAATCTCGATCAAGCGCGCTGGCGCTGACCAGATTTTCACCTACTTCGCTACTGAAGCAGCACGAATCTTAAACCAGCAGGTTTAA